The following are encoded together in the Ovis aries strain OAR_USU_Benz2616 breed Rambouillet chromosome X, ARS-UI_Ramb_v3.0, whole genome shotgun sequence genome:
- the LOC101111529 gene encoding melanoma-associated antigen B17-like — protein MPRRHKNKSHAREKRHQVRGDTQEAQASAAAAPKEECPSSPSSAPQGSPLSSPAAGDRQELQGAMAPSSPDAGPSCAGSDEGAQGPEEESAGASQAAPATQSTRKDPLARKARILVEFLLEKYTKKEPIAQKALMKIVSRKYRQHFPEILSTARECVELVFGLEMKEVDRSRNIYTLISKLNLGGNDCPSGEGGLPKSGLLMVLLGVIFMNGNRATEEEIWEFLSMLGIYAGRRHWIFGEPRRLITKDLVQKEYLNYRQVPNSDPPHYEFLWGPRACAETSKMKVLEVLAKFHGRVPSSFPDLYDEALRDQVERAWLRGAARDPTMAEASAPSRAKSRSSSHI, from the coding sequence ATGCCTCGGAGGCACAAGAATAAGTCCCATGCCCGCGAGAAACGCCACCAGGTCCGGGGGGACACTCAGGAGGCCCAGGCCAGTGCTGCTGCAGCCCCAAAGGAGGagtgcccctcctccccctcttctGCTCCTCAGGGTTCTCCCCTGAGCTCCCCTGCTGCTGGCGATCGCCAGGAGCTTCAGGGAGCCATGGCCCCTAGCTCTCCTGATGCAGGGCCTTCCTGTGCAGGATCTGATGAAGGTGCCCAGGGCCCAGAGGAGGAAAGTGCAGGTGCCTCCCAGGCAGCCCCTGCCACTCAGAGCACTCGCAAAGATCCTCTGGCCAGGAAGGCCAGGATACTGGTGGAGTTCCTGCTGGAGAAGTACACCAAGAAGGAGCCCATCGCGCAGAAGGCCCTGATGAAAATCGTCAGCAGGAAGTACAGGCAGCACTTCCCTGAGATCCTCAGTACAGCCCGTGAGTGCGTGGAGCTGGTCTTTGGCCTGGAGATGAAGGAAGTCGATCGTAGCAGGAACATCTACACCCTCATCAGCAAGCTCAACCTCGGGGGAAATGATTGTCCGAGTGGTGAGGGGGGGCTGCCCAAGTCCGGTCTCCTCATGGTGCTCTTGGGGGTCATCTTCATGAATGGTAACCGCGCCACCGAGGAGGAGATCTGGGAATTCCTCAGTATGTTGGGGATCTATGCTGGGAGGAGGCACTGGATCTTTGGGGAGCCCAGAAGGCTCATCACCAAAGATCTGGTGCAGAAGGAGTACCTGAACTACCGCCAGGTGCCCAATAGTGATCCTCCACACTATGAGTTCCTGTGGGGCCCGAGAGCTTGTGCTGAGACCAGTAAGATGAAGGTACTGGAGGTTTTAGCCAAGTTCCACGGTAGGGTCCCTAGTTCCTTCCCAGACCTCTATGACGAGGCTCTGAGAGATCAGGTGGAGAGAGCATGGCTGAGAGGTGCTGCCAGGGATCCAACCATGGCTGAGGCTAGTGCCCCTTCCAGGGCCAAGTCCCGCAGCTCCTCCCACATCTAG